A part of Lacinutrix sp. 5H-3-7-4 genomic DNA contains:
- a CDS encoding iron ABC transporter permease: protein MVTSKSYKLSFIILIIVLIILFFANVSLGSISIPFNTVFNSLTGNADNYIILNYRLPKAITAILVGSGLGISGLLMQTLFRNPLAGPFVLGITSGASLGVALIIMGSSVLGGFFATLLISKWSLVISASLGSFLVLLTVLIVSSRVRDTMAILIIGLMFGSITAAVVSVLSYFSSAEELQQYIFWGFGSLGDLQWNELKIFALIYSVGLLFSIASIKALNTLLLGENYAKSLGLNIKQSRLIIIIATSLLAGTITAFAGPIAFIGLAIPHITRQVFNTSNHKILLPAVFLFGAIIMLICDSIAQLPNTDYTLPINAITSLIGAPVVIWLLVRKRKMIF from the coding sequence TTGGTAACATCAAAATCATATAAACTTTCTTTTATCATTCTAATAATTGTATTAATTATACTCTTTTTTGCGAATGTTAGTTTAGGTTCTATTTCTATACCTTTTAATACTGTATTTAATAGCTTAACAGGTAATGCAGATAATTACATTATTCTAAACTATAGATTACCAAAAGCCATAACAGCCATATTAGTTGGTTCAGGTTTAGGCATATCTGGTTTATTAATGCAAACCTTATTTCGCAATCCATTAGCAGGACCATTTGTTTTAGGCATAACGTCTGGTGCAAGTTTAGGTGTTGCACTTATTATTATGGGATCATCGGTTTTAGGTGGCTTTTTTGCAACATTACTTATCTCTAAATGGAGTTTAGTTATCTCCGCAAGTTTAGGTAGTTTTTTAGTTTTACTTACGGTTTTAATAGTATCTTCTCGTGTGCGCGATACTATGGCGATTTTAATTATCGGGCTTATGTTTGGTAGTATTACAGCTGCGGTAGTTAGTGTACTGTCGTATTTTAGTTCTGCCGAAGAGTTACAACAATACATTTTTTGGGGTTTTGGAAGTCTTGGCGATTTACAATGGAACGAACTCAAAATATTTGCATTAATTTATAGTGTAGGCTTACTATTTAGTATAGCATCTATAAAAGCATTAAACACATTATTATTAGGAGAAAACTATGCAAAAAGTTTAGGTTTAAATATTAAACAAAGTCGCTTAATAATTATAATTGCAACAAGTTTACTTGCAGGAACAATTACAGCTTTTGCAGGACCAATTGCTTTTATTGGTTTAGCAATACCACATATTACTAGGCAAGTTTTTAATACATCAAACCATAAAATATTATTGCCGGCCGTATTTTTATTTGGCGCTATAATTATGCTTATTTGCGATAGCATTGCACAATTACCAAATACAGATTATACATTACCAATAAACGCTATTACAAGTTTAATTGGCGCTCCTGTAGTAATATGGTTGTTAGTGAGAAAGCGTAAAATGATATTTTAA